The following proteins come from a genomic window of Alicyclobacillus dauci:
- a CDS encoding gluconokinase — protein sequence MTNKTCTIALDIGTTSLKAVAYLADASQLSSRSMLVETDRDGNGKAIQDPKAIYESVMKALAEVCEDTRKKGYRIAAIGFSAAMHSLIPIASDNTPLFPAMTWLDARSHEEAQALWSNELGKDIYEHTGTPIHAMAPVTKIAWFRKHHPAAFEQTRRYASIKEYVWFRWFGEWEIDEAMASATGLYELSTGDWYEPALSYAGIRADQLSKPVATNYTRTNPTEKRFAEMGIEPSVPFCIGASDGVLASLAANAIERDTMVLTIGTSLALRTGFHQPTTDADTRYFCYVVDSDHYIVGGPSNSGGVVLDWLYRNVFTESGEDFERRFPALCEVAGRVDVGNLMCIPYVSGERAPLWDESATASFVGLHAEHEQAHLMRAAIEGILFNAYWIAQRLMKQLGEPKKIIASGKLFQQAWVRQFTADLFGIDIYGQEEVDGATLGAVMMANAAAGLEPIRSADTRDDITHPNVTEQQYLLKKFSRYQTLCQKLLDADPETF from the coding sequence ATGACGAACAAAACCTGCACAATTGCATTGGATATTGGCACGACGTCACTCAAGGCAGTGGCATATCTCGCGGACGCGTCCCAACTCAGTAGTCGATCGATGTTGGTGGAGACGGATCGCGATGGAAACGGCAAGGCGATTCAGGACCCGAAAGCGATATACGAGTCAGTCATGAAAGCCCTGGCCGAGGTTTGCGAAGACACGCGAAAAAAAGGATATCGGATCGCGGCTATTGGCTTCAGTGCGGCCATGCACAGCCTGATCCCGATAGCTTCGGACAACACCCCCCTGTTCCCCGCCATGACGTGGCTGGACGCTCGCTCCCACGAGGAGGCACAGGCACTTTGGTCGAACGAACTGGGCAAGGATATATACGAACACACAGGGACGCCGATCCACGCCATGGCCCCTGTGACGAAAATCGCGTGGTTTCGCAAGCATCATCCAGCGGCTTTCGAGCAGACCCGCCGTTACGCGTCGATTAAGGAGTACGTGTGGTTTAGGTGGTTTGGTGAGTGGGAGATCGATGAGGCAATGGCCAGTGCCACAGGCCTGTACGAGCTTTCAACGGGTGACTGGTATGAACCTGCTTTGTCCTACGCAGGCATCCGCGCAGACCAACTGTCCAAACCCGTTGCTACGAACTACACGCGCACGAATCCGACGGAGAAACGGTTCGCGGAAATGGGGATCGAACCAAGCGTGCCGTTTTGTATTGGAGCGTCGGATGGTGTGTTGGCGAGTCTCGCAGCGAATGCGATTGAGCGAGACACGATGGTCTTGACAATTGGAACGAGCCTCGCGCTGCGAACGGGATTCCATCAACCCACGACAGACGCGGATACACGGTACTTTTGTTATGTCGTGGACAGCGATCACTATATTGTCGGCGGGCCCAGTAACAGCGGTGGGGTTGTACTCGATTGGCTGTACCGGAATGTGTTCACGGAAAGCGGCGAGGACTTCGAGAGACGGTTTCCGGCTCTGTGTGAGGTAGCAGGCCGGGTAGATGTGGGAAATTTAATGTGTATTCCTTATGTATCTGGCGAGCGTGCCCCGCTGTGGGATGAGAGCGCGACAGCGTCGTTCGTGGGACTGCATGCGGAGCATGAGCAGGCTCATCTAATGCGGGCAGCCATTGAGGGCATCCTTTTTAATGCGTATTGGATCGCACAGAGACTGATGAAGCAGTTGGGCGAACCAAAGAAGATTATTGCGTCCGGGAAACTGTTCCAACAAGCGTGGGTTCGGCAGTTCACGGCGGACCTGTTTGGAATAGACATATACGGTCAAGAGGAAGTAGACGGAGCAACACTCGGAGCTGTCATGATGGCAAACGCGGCTGCAGGATTGGAGCCTATCCGATCAGCCGACACACGCGATGACATAACCCACCCGAATGTCACGGAACAGCAATATTTGCTGAAGAAGTTTTCTCGTTATCAAACACTTTGTCAGAAGTTGCTTGATGCGGATCCTGAGACGTTCTGA
- a CDS encoding LacI family DNA-binding transcriptional regulator, whose amino-acid sequence MKKRVKIHDVAERAGVSITTVSRYLNERYEAMSDATRQRIASVIEELGYRPNVLAQGLKGNRTRSIAAIVVNMGYPFCVGLIRSLNRVLSPAGYNLFVCETGGDRMRERDMIESVQAQGVDGMVLQTGGQNNDLLADIAKVMPVIFVDRYFDLPNVTNVITNNLDASRQMTDYLYRSGYKRILYVTEAEAGINTRKDRLAGYIEASGEAGVSPWVIKVDRGDQATFKDAAEALATPDLPWPRAVYTANGLLMMQLYRYVREKGFEVPTELGLATFDEPDWAGLVAPTLTCVRQPIDEMGEWTGRQLLAHLSKHLEPTGQSRLEVIESGLVIGGSTAHITQNVSGSASSNF is encoded by the coding sequence ATGAAAAAACGGGTGAAAATCCATGACGTTGCCGAACGCGCTGGTGTTTCCATCACAACCGTCTCACGCTACCTCAACGAACGATATGAGGCCATGAGCGACGCGACGCGGCAACGGATTGCATCCGTCATCGAGGAGCTCGGGTACCGTCCGAATGTCCTGGCACAAGGCCTAAAAGGCAACCGGACCCGCAGTATCGCAGCCATCGTAGTCAACATGGGCTATCCCTTCTGCGTAGGCCTCATTCGTTCACTCAACCGCGTTTTGTCGCCAGCCGGGTACAATTTGTTTGTGTGCGAGACGGGCGGGGATAGAATGCGTGAACGCGACATGATCGAGTCCGTACAAGCTCAGGGTGTGGACGGTATGGTCCTCCAGACAGGTGGACAAAACAATGACTTACTCGCCGACATTGCGAAGGTGATGCCGGTCATTTTTGTGGACAGGTACTTTGATCTACCGAATGTGACCAATGTCATTACAAATAATTTGGATGCGTCCCGGCAAATGACGGATTACCTATACCGGTCCGGGTACAAACGGATTTTGTATGTGACGGAGGCAGAAGCGGGTATCAATACTCGAAAGGATCGCCTTGCGGGGTATATCGAGGCATCGGGAGAAGCCGGTGTGTCGCCTTGGGTGATCAAGGTCGACAGAGGCGACCAGGCGACCTTCAAGGACGCCGCAGAAGCCCTGGCAACTCCAGATCTGCCATGGCCACGGGCCGTATACACGGCAAATGGCCTCCTGATGATGCAATTATATCGGTACGTGCGAGAGAAAGGCTTTGAGGTCCCGACTGAGCTTGGACTGGCCACGTTTGACGAGCCCGACTGGGCAGGACTGGTTGCGCCAACCCTCACGTGTGTTCGTCAGCCTATTGACGAAATGGGGGAGTGGACCGGACGGCAGCTTCTCGCGCATCTGAGTAAGCACCTTGAACCGACCGGTCAATCAAGGCTCGAAGTCATTGAGTCCGGGTTAGTCATTGGCGGATCGACGGCCCATATTACTCAGAACGTCTCAGGATCCGCATCAAGCAACTTCTGA
- the gnd gene encoding phosphogluconate dehydrogenase (NAD(+)-dependent, decarboxylating), which yields MKIGLIGLGKMGYNLALNMMDHKHEVVAFDLDKKAVERLENEGAIGASSISDMLSKLDSPKIVWLMVPHGKPVSNLIDQIRPELSKGDIIIEAGNSMYKDSIEHAAELSTDGIYFFDVGTSGGMEGARHGACYMIGGDPDVFKTIEPIFRDTAVPNGYVYTGRAGSGHFAKMVHNGVEYGMMAAIGEGFEVLEKSPFDYDFAEIARCWSNGSVIRGWLMELTEAAFRADPRLEQIKGVIHSSGEGQWTVQEALDLRAATPIIALSLLMRYRSEETDTFNGKVQAALRNQFGGHAVEKA from the coding sequence ATGAAAATTGGACTGATTGGGCTAGGCAAAATGGGATACAACCTCGCACTGAATATGATGGACCACAAACACGAGGTTGTTGCGTTCGATCTCGATAAAAAAGCCGTGGAACGCCTCGAAAACGAAGGGGCAATCGGGGCAAGTTCTATCTCTGACATGCTCAGCAAGCTGGATTCACCGAAAATCGTGTGGCTCATGGTGCCCCATGGGAAGCCCGTTTCGAACTTAATTGATCAAATCAGGCCAGAGTTGTCCAAGGGCGACATCATTATCGAAGCCGGTAACTCGATGTATAAAGACAGTATCGAACACGCTGCAGAGCTGTCCACGGACGGCATCTATTTCTTCGACGTTGGGACATCCGGCGGCATGGAAGGTGCCCGGCACGGGGCTTGTTATATGATCGGCGGCGATCCGGACGTGTTCAAGACCATTGAACCGATTTTCCGCGACACAGCCGTTCCGAACGGCTATGTGTACACTGGACGCGCTGGCAGTGGGCACTTTGCTAAAATGGTACACAACGGTGTCGAGTACGGCATGATGGCTGCCATCGGTGAAGGTTTCGAAGTGCTGGAGAAGAGCCCATTTGATTATGATTTCGCGGAGATCGCCCGTTGTTGGTCGAACGGCTCAGTGATTCGCGGTTGGCTCATGGAGCTCACGGAAGCAGCATTCCGTGCGGATCCGCGCCTTGAGCAGATCAAGGGTGTCATCCACTCTTCTGGTGAAGGGCAATGGACTGTTCAAGAAGCCCTGGATTTGCGCGCAGCAACTCCGATTATTGCCCTGTCGCTTCTCATGCGTTACCGTTCGGAAGAGACAGACACATTCAACGGCAAGGTTCAGGCCGCCCTTCGCAACCAATTTGGTGGGCACGCCGTCGAGAAGGCGTAA
- the udk gene encoding uridine kinase, giving the protein MLTIGIAGGTGSGKTTVAKAILEQLGPDHVTLISQDAYYHDHPELPFSRREQLNYDHPDSFDNDLLRNHLRDLQNGRSVEMPIYDFKKHGRSNHTIHVAVRPVVILEGIHVLVDAELRKLLDIKVFVDTDPDVRVLRRIRRDIEDRGRTIESVYEQYLTTVKPMHDAFIEPSKRFADLIIPEGGENEIAIALLTTRVSQFLTEFSRTRGLES; this is encoded by the coding sequence ATGTTGACCATTGGCATAGCAGGTGGTACGGGTTCCGGGAAAACCACGGTCGCGAAAGCGATTTTGGAACAACTCGGGCCGGATCACGTAACGTTGATTTCACAGGACGCCTATTATCATGACCATCCAGAGCTTCCTTTTTCCCGTCGCGAGCAGTTAAATTACGATCACCCAGATTCCTTCGACAACGATTTACTCCGCAATCACTTACGGGACCTCCAGAACGGCCGCTCCGTGGAAATGCCAATATATGATTTTAAAAAACACGGCCGAAGCAATCATACGATTCACGTCGCCGTTCGCCCGGTCGTTATTCTAGAAGGAATTCACGTCCTAGTGGACGCCGAGTTGCGCAAACTTCTCGATATCAAGGTATTCGTCGACACCGATCCCGACGTGCGCGTACTTCGCCGAATTCGTCGCGATATCGAAGACCGCGGGCGGACCATCGAATCGGTTTACGAGCAGTACCTGACGACGGTGAAGCCCATGCACGATGCCTTCATCGAACCGTCCAAACGGTTTGCCGACCTAATCATCCCCGAAGGGGGAGAAAACGAAATTGCCATCGCCTTGCTTACCACCCGTGTCAGTCAGTTCTTGACTGAGTTCTCCAGAACGCGCGGTCTGGAATCATAA
- the deoD gene encoding purine-nucleoside phosphorylase, whose translation MSVHIGAVEGAVAERILLPGDPLRAKYIAQTYLENPVCYNEVRGMLGYTGTYKGVPVSVQGTGMGVPSIAIYTQELMQSYGVKTLIRVGTCGAIQKDIKVRDVILGMSASTDSSINRSRFGQIDYAPTASFDLLYRAYQVAKDRNAEVKVGNVFTTDLFYNEGIADLEQWANFGILALEMESAALFTLAAQFDAKALSILTVSDHILTGEATTAEERQTTFHEMMEIALETVIAE comes from the coding sequence ATGAGTGTACATATTGGAGCCGTTGAGGGCGCTGTTGCAGAGCGGATCCTCTTGCCCGGCGATCCACTTCGCGCAAAATACATTGCGCAAACGTACTTAGAAAACCCTGTATGTTATAACGAAGTTCGCGGCATGCTCGGATATACAGGAACATATAAAGGTGTTCCAGTGTCCGTGCAAGGGACGGGCATGGGTGTGCCGTCCATTGCCATCTACACGCAGGAACTCATGCAGTCGTATGGCGTGAAGACCCTCATTCGTGTCGGTACGTGCGGAGCTATCCAAAAGGACATCAAGGTTCGCGACGTGATTCTCGGAATGAGTGCGTCAACGGATTCCAGCATCAACCGATCCCGCTTTGGGCAGATCGACTATGCTCCGACGGCCAGCTTCGACTTACTCTACCGGGCTTATCAGGTGGCGAAAGATCGCAACGCTGAGGTCAAGGTGGGGAATGTCTTTACGACAGATTTGTTCTACAACGAAGGCATCGCTGATTTAGAGCAGTGGGCGAACTTCGGAATTCTCGCACTCGAGATGGAAAGCGCGGCACTCTTCACATTGGCAGCTCAATTTGACGCCAAAGCACTATCCATTCTGACCGTCAGCGACCACATTTTAACTGGGGAAGCGACCACGGCGGAAGAGCGCCAGACGACTTTCCATGAAATGATGGAGATTGCGCTGGAGACCGTGATCGCGGAGTAA
- the dapD gene encoding 2,3,4,5-tetrahydropyridine-2,6-dicarboxylate N-acetyltransferase → MNSAEEIIQFISESKKRTPVKVYIKGKLHDLTIPSDIQSFVEHSTGVLFGEWEVVENFLKANESAIEDYVVETDRRNSAIPLLDTKNIKARIEPGAIIRDRVTIGDGAVIMMGAVINIGAEVGAGTMIDMGAILGGRATVGTNCHIGAGAVLAGVIEPPSAKPVIIEDDVLVGANAVILEGVRVGKGAVVAAGAIVIEDVPAQTVVAGVPARVIKQISDVDKSKIEIKQELRRL, encoded by the coding sequence ATGAACAGTGCAGAAGAAATTATCCAGTTTATCTCCGAAAGCAAGAAGCGTACCCCTGTTAAGGTGTACATCAAGGGCAAGCTTCATGATCTGACGATCCCGTCCGACATCCAGTCATTTGTCGAACATTCCACCGGTGTCCTGTTCGGTGAGTGGGAAGTTGTGGAAAATTTCCTTAAAGCAAACGAATCTGCAATTGAGGACTATGTCGTCGAGACGGATCGTCGAAATTCCGCCATTCCCCTGCTCGACACCAAAAACATCAAAGCGCGCATCGAGCCAGGTGCTATCATCCGTGATCGAGTGACCATCGGTGACGGTGCCGTCATTATGATGGGTGCCGTCATTAACATCGGTGCTGAAGTGGGTGCGGGGACGATGATCGATATGGGCGCTATTCTCGGCGGCAGAGCAACGGTGGGTACGAACTGCCACATCGGCGCAGGCGCTGTTCTGGCGGGTGTCATTGAACCACCCTCCGCAAAGCCGGTCATCATCGAAGACGACGTACTTGTCGGCGCCAACGCGGTTATTTTGGAAGGTGTTCGCGTTGGCAAGGGCGCAGTGGTTGCAGCGGGTGCCATCGTCATTGAAGACGTCCCAGCTCAGACGGTTGTAGCTGGTGTACCGGCGCGTGTGATCAAGCAAATCAGTGACGTGGACAAGTCCAAAATCGAAATCAAGCAGGAACTGCGTCGACTATGA
- a CDS encoding N-acetyldiaminopimelate deacetylase → MTEGLLRVRQALHQIPELGFAEHKTQAFLLEFLAKLPQSHMSVTTWKPGIIVHLKGSAPQARVGWRTDMDGLPVREETGVPFASRHDGMMHACGHDVHMTIALGLTRYFAENQPVDDMVILFQPAEEGPGGALPMMASEAFEAVRPDMIFALHVQPELPVGEIGIRPGILFANTSELFIDLIGLGGHAAYPHRANDMVVAGAHFITAVQSIVARNVDPLDSAVVTIGRLEAGTKQNIIAERSRIEGTIRTLSAQTMGLVKGRIESLLEGTAKMFDCRYELDYGANYHQVYNEARLTEDFMSFVEQSGLATVNRVDAAMTGEDFGYFLRDIPGFLFWLGAESNYGLHHAKMLPGEGCIEVALRVLTRYFADRVYRRALDVVR, encoded by the coding sequence ATGACCGAGGGTCTGTTGCGCGTCAGACAAGCCTTGCACCAAATTCCGGAGCTCGGATTTGCAGAGCACAAAACACAGGCATTCCTCCTGGAGTTTCTCGCGAAACTTCCCCAGTCGCATATGTCCGTAACGACGTGGAAGCCAGGCATCATCGTCCACCTCAAGGGTTCCGCGCCCCAGGCCCGCGTTGGCTGGCGCACGGACATGGACGGGCTCCCAGTTCGCGAGGAGACAGGTGTCCCATTCGCGTCTCGTCACGATGGGATGATGCACGCTTGTGGGCACGACGTCCATATGACCATCGCATTGGGACTCACCCGCTACTTCGCGGAAAACCAACCTGTCGATGACATGGTCATCCTCTTTCAGCCCGCCGAGGAGGGACCTGGCGGTGCGCTGCCCATGATGGCGAGCGAGGCGTTCGAAGCCGTGCGTCCGGACATGATTTTTGCACTTCACGTGCAACCGGAGTTGCCCGTCGGCGAAATAGGCATTCGTCCCGGCATCCTGTTCGCCAACACGTCAGAACTGTTTATCGATCTCATCGGCCTCGGCGGCCACGCCGCATACCCCCACCGTGCAAACGACATGGTGGTAGCGGGTGCGCATTTCATTACGGCGGTCCAGAGTATCGTCGCACGCAATGTCGATCCGCTCGATTCCGCCGTCGTCACCATCGGCCGCCTCGAAGCGGGCACGAAACAGAACATCATCGCCGAGCGCTCGCGCATCGAAGGCACGATACGCACCCTCTCGGCACAGACGATGGGACTGGTGAAGGGGCGGATCGAATCCCTGTTGGAAGGCACTGCGAAAATGTTCGACTGCCGTTACGAACTGGATTACGGTGCCAACTATCACCAGGTGTACAACGAGGCACGCCTAACGGAAGACTTCATGTCCTTTGTGGAACAGAGTGGCCTTGCAACGGTCAACCGCGTGGACGCTGCCATGACCGGTGAGGATTTCGGCTACTTTCTCCGCGATATCCCCGGCTTTTTGTTCTGGCTGGGCGCCGAGTCCAACTATGGTCTTCACCACGCCAAAATGTTGCCAGGCGAAGGTTGTATCGAAGTGGCGCTGCGCGTGCTGACGAGATACTTCGCGGACCGCGTTTACCGGCGCGCTCTGGATGTCGTGCGGTAA
- a CDS encoding aminotransferase class I/II-fold pyridoxal phosphate-dependent enzyme translates to MNPINPATSRIQISGIRQFSDLVSQYPDALSLTIGQPHFPTPSHIKEAAIKAILDGQTTYTPNRGLPALRKAAATYYSRLCGLSYDPQTEILVTVGATHALDITLSALLEPGDEVLIPAPAYPGYEPIVWLAGATPIYIDTRKDDFKLTPELLRENVTGRTKVIVIASPANPTGVAYSPAELDALAEAIRGTKAYVVTDELYTELRFDGVRDSLATRPAMRERTVVIHGLSKSHSMTGWRIGFTFAPEQITGAMVKILQYSVSCASSVSQYAALEALTNGSDDAGPMRDHYRKNADLTVAAFRELGLPIVPPQGTFYAFPSIEPLGLTSQTFARRLLDEGRVAVVPGDAFSAMGEGYVRLSFACEEEKLRDGLSRIAEFVRSIRK, encoded by the coding sequence ATGAATCCGATCAATCCTGCAACATCACGCATTCAAATCTCTGGAATCCGACAATTTTCCGATCTCGTCAGTCAATATCCCGACGCACTCTCACTCACAATCGGGCAACCGCATTTTCCCACACCCAGCCACATTAAGGAAGCTGCCATCAAGGCCATCCTGGATGGACAGACGACATATACGCCGAACCGCGGCCTGCCCGCGTTGCGAAAGGCCGCTGCAACCTACTACAGCCGCCTGTGCGGGCTATCCTATGACCCGCAAACGGAAATCCTTGTGACAGTAGGCGCTACGCACGCGCTGGACATTACCTTATCTGCACTCTTGGAACCTGGCGATGAGGTGCTTATTCCGGCACCCGCCTATCCAGGCTACGAACCTATTGTATGGCTCGCCGGCGCAACGCCAATCTATATCGATACACGGAAAGACGATTTCAAGTTAACGCCGGAACTCCTTCGTGAGAATGTGACGGGGCGGACGAAGGTGATCGTGATCGCGTCACCCGCGAACCCGACTGGTGTCGCATATTCTCCCGCCGAACTCGACGCGCTCGCGGAGGCCATCCGCGGGACCAAGGCCTACGTCGTGACCGACGAACTTTACACCGAGTTGCGGTTTGACGGCGTTCGTGACAGCTTGGCGACCCGGCCAGCCATGAGAGAGCGAACGGTTGTCATCCACGGTCTTTCAAAGTCCCACAGCATGACAGGCTGGCGGATCGGATTCACGTTCGCACCTGAGCAAATCACCGGCGCCATGGTCAAAATCCTCCAGTACAGCGTGTCATGCGCCAGTTCAGTCAGTCAATACGCAGCACTTGAGGCACTCACGAACGGATCGGACGACGCAGGGCCCATGCGCGATCACTACCGCAAAAACGCCGACCTAACCGTCGCCGCCTTCAGGGAGCTGGGACTGCCCATCGTGCCGCCCCAAGGCACGTTCTACGCCTTTCCGTCCATCGAACCTCTTGGACTGACATCGCAGACGTTCGCAAGACGATTGCTCGACGAAGGACGTGTTGCCGTTGTCCCCGGGGATGCCTTTAGCGCGATGGGCGAGGGGTATGTACGCCTCTCCTTTGCGTGCGAGGAAGAGAAACTGCGGGACGGGCTATCCAGAATCGCTGAGTTCGTACGATCCATCCGCAAGTGA
- a CDS encoding bifunctional 5,10-methylenetetrahydrofolate dehydrogenase/5,10-methenyltetrahydrofolate cyclohydrolase, with amino-acid sequence MSIQLDGAPVAQTLRTDIRQAVSNWKSTGVQPKMVTLLVGDDKASELYAFQKARWAQRLGIEFDVDRLPADVDIADLQGRVANYSADSQVHGIMVELPLPDGIDKQAVVGHIHALKDVDGLSPCHSFAQASPDSALYPATPLACIRLLKHYGYTLQGADVTVVGCGQTVGLPLIHLLIAEGATVAACHEHTKDVRSHLRSSQIAFVAVGIPGLIKADMVHERLTVVDVGISETESGEVLGDLDAEATSHVQAFTPTPGGIGAVTTVQIFSNLMHAMNLQRQAGLI; translated from the coding sequence ATGTCGATCCAGTTAGATGGCGCACCTGTCGCCCAAACGTTAAGAACAGACATTCGCCAAGCCGTTTCAAATTGGAAGTCGACCGGAGTTCAACCGAAAATGGTCACGTTGCTTGTCGGCGACGATAAGGCATCGGAATTATATGCGTTCCAAAAGGCCCGGTGGGCACAGCGTTTGGGCATCGAGTTTGATGTGGATCGGCTGCCGGCTGACGTCGATATCGCGGACCTCCAGGGACGGGTTGCTAATTATAGCGCGGACAGCCAAGTGCACGGGATTATGGTGGAGTTGCCGTTGCCGGACGGGATCGATAAGCAAGCGGTGGTCGGGCATATCCACGCGCTGAAGGACGTTGACGGCTTGTCGCCGTGCCACTCATTCGCGCAAGCGTCACCGGATTCGGCACTGTATCCCGCGACACCCCTGGCCTGCATTCGGCTTTTGAAGCACTACGGCTACACTTTGCAGGGCGCAGACGTCACGGTCGTGGGCTGTGGACAAACCGTTGGCCTCCCCCTAATCCACCTGCTCATCGCCGAAGGCGCCACTGTGGCTGCCTGCCACGAGCATACAAAGGATGTCCGGTCACACCTGCGGTCGAGCCAGATCGCCTTCGTAGCCGTAGGGATACCCGGCCTCATCAAGGCGGACATGGTTCACGAGAGACTAACCGTCGTAGATGTCGGGATTTCAGAGACTGAAAGTGGCGAGGTACTGGGCGATTTGGACGCGGAGGCAACGTCCCACGTGCAGGCATTCACACCCACACCAGGTGGTATCGGGGCTGTCACAACGGTTCAGATTTTCTCCAACTTGATGCACGCGATGAATTTGCAACGCCAGGCAGGGCTGATTTGA
- a CDS encoding ParM/StbA family protein, which yields MGKDPQILNTDIVVAVDNGNSFVKAAYDRIDQTFMFPNVTVQSDQKRKVILNQGTPLENLDLEIVSPSIPEGYGRHFQIGVLASRHPRAQAIIGHKASQMKSQRPETMITTLGALAYAIAEKHEKQIENGVRRIRAHVHLGIGLPIAEVGEAQSFADKLTRGVHMVAFQSTPQFEGVEVEIQISLPDGINVDNVSGIIDLASEPKSTLAEKSFGVADLGGIDLDIAFFKPGLQLDDYTSTGFRVNLNDIITRIRKDFNASQGQEFIKNDVNVIERLVNKDYEVKWQGLVKGNIGDIANLHLTELARDVLERVLDAWAEAPDAEEFLFIGGGASILAGYIKDVERQGHPLRFDIHEYSQLRNLRGTFRSLQSAIDSGEEVAATEAKAPAAAGDEQA from the coding sequence ATGGGCAAAGACCCTCAGATCTTGAATACGGACATCGTGGTCGCAGTTGATAACGGAAATAGTTTCGTCAAAGCGGCGTATGACAGGATTGACCAAACTTTTATGTTTCCCAATGTCACTGTGCAATCTGACCAAAAGCGGAAGGTCATCTTGAACCAAGGTACGCCGCTCGAAAACCTCGATCTCGAAATCGTCTCCCCATCGATTCCAGAAGGGTACGGCCGTCATTTTCAAATCGGTGTTCTTGCATCCCGTCACCCTAGAGCTCAGGCAATCATCGGGCACAAAGCCTCCCAGATGAAATCGCAACGACCGGAAACCATGATCACAACGCTTGGTGCATTGGCATATGCCATCGCTGAGAAACATGAGAAGCAGATCGAGAACGGCGTGCGCCGCATTCGCGCACACGTTCACTTGGGTATCGGCCTACCTATCGCTGAGGTCGGCGAAGCTCAATCATTCGCGGACAAGCTCACGCGCGGTGTACATATGGTGGCATTCCAATCGACGCCGCAGTTCGAGGGTGTGGAAGTTGAAATCCAAATCTCCCTACCGGACGGAATCAACGTGGACAACGTATCCGGCATCATCGATCTGGCCAGCGAACCGAAGAGTACACTCGCTGAGAAGTCGTTTGGCGTTGCCGATCTCGGCGGGATCGACTTGGACATCGCCTTCTTCAAACCAGGTCTTCAATTGGACGACTACACGTCGACAGGATTTCGCGTCAACTTGAACGATATCATCACGCGGATCCGGAAAGACTTCAACGCCAGCCAGGGCCAAGAGTTCATCAAGAACGACGTCAACGTCATCGAACGCCTTGTGAACAAGGATTACGAAGTGAAATGGCAAGGTCTCGTCAAAGGGAACATCGGCGATATTGCGAACTTGCACCTGACCGAACTCGCACGGGATGTCCTGGAGCGCGTTCTCGACGCTTGGGCCGAAGCACCAGACGCGGAGGAGTTCCTCTTCATCGGCGGCGGCGCCTCCATTCTCGCTGGATACATTAAAGACGTTGAGCGCCAAGGCCACCCACTGCGCTTCGATATCCACGAGTACAGTCAGCTGCGCAATCTTCGAGGCACCTTCCGCTCCCTACAGTCAGCCATCGACTCAGGCGAGGAGGTTGCAGCGACCGAAGCCAAGGCACCAGCAGCAGCGGGAGATGAACAAGCTTGA